The Diaphorobacter ruginosibacter genome contains a region encoding:
- a CDS encoding DUF1177 domain-containing protein, with product MKQVSSIIELLSSAHVTGEDVAQHLRAIGDCEITVTRHARGDVSTDFISIEIPGLDREAPRLGIVGRLGGIGARPTVSGLVSDSDGAVVALASAAKMLEMARNGDTMPANVLIHTHICPRAGTRPNHPVPFMKSPFPMREMMMHEVSQRMDAILSIDTSRGNRLVNHRGVALTPVAKQGWLLPIPDMLLDVMGWVSGELPVTLPLTTQDITPYENGLPHVNSIMQPAIVTPAPVVGVAITAQTTVPGCATGATNAWDTDVAMRFCVEVAKLFGERKLAFFNEDHWQQLQARYGSLAHLQTVGREA from the coding sequence ATGAAGCAAGTTTCCTCCATCATCGAACTGCTGTCGTCCGCCCATGTGACCGGTGAAGACGTTGCGCAGCACCTGCGCGCGATCGGCGATTGCGAGATCACGGTCACTCGCCATGCGCGTGGCGACGTCTCCACCGACTTCATCAGCATCGAGATCCCTGGCCTCGATCGGGAGGCCCCCAGGCTCGGCATCGTCGGCCGCCTCGGTGGCATTGGCGCACGCCCCACGGTCAGCGGCCTGGTCTCGGACAGCGACGGTGCGGTGGTTGCGCTGGCGAGCGCGGCAAAGATGCTCGAGATGGCACGCAACGGCGACACGATGCCCGCCAATGTGCTGATCCACACCCACATCTGTCCTCGCGCGGGCACGCGCCCCAACCATCCCGTGCCGTTCATGAAGTCGCCATTCCCGATGCGCGAAATGATGATGCATGAGGTAAGCCAGCGCATGGATGCCATCCTTTCGATCGACACATCGCGCGGCAATCGCCTGGTGAACCATCGCGGAGTAGCACTCACGCCGGTCGCCAAGCAGGGCTGGCTGCTGCCGATCCCGGACATGCTGCTCGACGTTATGGGCTGGGTGAGCGGCGAGCTGCCCGTGACGCTTCCGCTCACGACCCAGGACATCACACCCTACGAGAACGGTTTGCCGCATGTGAACTCGATCATGCAGCCGGCCATCGTCACGCCCGCGCCCGTGGTCGGCGTGGCCATCACCGCGCAGACCACCGTGCCGGGCTGCGCGACCGGTGCCACCAATGCATGGGATACCGACGTGGCCATGCGCTTCTGCGTCGAGGTTGCCAAGCTGTTCGGCGAACGCAAGCTCGCTTTCTTCAACGAAGACCATTGGCAACAGTTGCAGGCCCGCTATGGCTCGCTCGCGCATCTTCAGACCGTGGGGCGGGAAGCATGA
- the pepE gene encoding dipeptidase PepE: MNLLLLSNSSSDAGYLTHALPWVQEWAGQHDASGDALFIPFAGVTRTWDEYETLVANALAPLLTVRSVHRMDAPVTAVRKARHILVGGGNTFALLGEMRRTGLLAAIRERVQSGEASYMGWSAGSNVACPTICTTNDMPIIDPQGFDALGFVPFQINAHYTDAHPAGHRGETREQRLREYTLKQPGMRVIGLPEGTGLQVQGTQYRLLGDAGARHFLGSEAPRWLPAGPLAMA; this comes from the coding sequence ATGAATCTTCTGCTCCTCAGCAACTCCTCCAGCGATGCTGGGTACCTCACGCACGCCCTGCCCTGGGTACAGGAATGGGCCGGCCAGCATGACGCCTCGGGCGACGCGCTGTTCATCCCGTTCGCGGGTGTCACGCGCACCTGGGACGAGTACGAGACCCTGGTCGCCAATGCCCTCGCGCCGCTGCTCACGGTGCGTTCCGTCCACCGCATGGACGCCCCCGTGACGGCCGTGCGCAAGGCGCGCCACATCCTCGTGGGTGGCGGCAACACCTTCGCGCTGCTCGGCGAGATGCGCCGTACCGGGCTGCTCGCCGCGATCCGCGAGCGCGTGCAATCGGGCGAAGCGTCCTACATGGGCTGGAGTGCCGGTTCCAACGTCGCCTGCCCGACGATCTGCACCACCAACGACATGCCGATCATCGATCCCCAGGGCTTCGATGCGCTGGGCTTCGTGCCGTTCCAGATCAACGCGCACTACACCGACGCGCATCCCGCGGGCCATCGCGGAGAAACGCGAGAGCAGCGCCTGCGCGAGTACACGCTCAAGCAACCCGGCATGCGCGTGATCGGATTGCCGGAAGGCACGGGCCTGCAGGTGCAGGGCACGCAGTACCGATTGCTGGGCGACGCCGGTGCGCGCCACTTCCTCGGCAGCGAAGCGCCGCGCTGGCTGCCCGCCGGGCCGCTCGCCATGGCATGA
- a CDS encoding IclR family transcriptional regulator, whose translation MSILENVQRVLKLFADGASDLSFTEAATQLDLPKSSASHLLNQMTRYGLLDQHPQTRRFRAGALLGRASHAAYASSALDDACREVLERLSTRSGLTAYLSTLSGHDTVVLQRLNGNSPVQVLSSPGSRRDATSTAMGRALLARMSDVELHALYGDDASSALPVASQGAFATLEQLQQCIDEIHQTRHAVVIDGPIPGVGAIAAAVRNPVDGELRGLCVSFVSSLKPSASQIERWSRLVQLEVGTLGRRIGDPFWRTDTEL comes from the coding sequence ATGAGCATTCTAGAAAATGTACAGCGTGTCCTCAAACTGTTTGCGGACGGGGCAAGCGACCTGAGCTTCACGGAGGCAGCCACGCAACTGGATCTGCCCAAGAGTTCCGCGTCGCATCTGCTCAACCAGATGACACGCTACGGGCTGCTGGACCAGCATCCGCAGACGCGCCGCTTCCGCGCGGGTGCGTTGCTGGGCCGCGCGTCACATGCAGCCTATGCATCGAGCGCGCTCGACGATGCCTGCCGGGAAGTGCTCGAACGTCTGTCCACTCGCAGCGGACTCACGGCCTATCTCTCCACGCTCTCGGGGCATGACACCGTGGTGCTCCAGCGCCTGAATGGCAATTCGCCGGTGCAGGTGCTGTCGTCCCCCGGCTCGCGGCGCGATGCCACCAGCACCGCCATGGGACGCGCGCTTCTTGCGCGCATGAGCGATGTGGAACTGCATGCGCTCTATGGCGACGATGCATCGTCCGCGCTTCCCGTCGCAAGCCAGGGCGCGTTCGCGACGCTCGAACAGCTGCAGCAATGCATCGACGAGATCCACCAGACCCGCCACGCCGTCGTCATCGACGGCCCCATCCCCGGTGTCGGGGCAATCGCCGCGGCTGTGCGCAATCCGGTCGACGGCGAACTGCGGGGCCTGTGCGTTTCCTTCGTCTCCAGCCTCAAGCCCTCCGCGTCGCAGATCGAGCGCTGGAGCCGCCTGGTGCAGTTGGAGGTAGGAACGCTCGGTCGCCGGATCGGCGATCCCTTCTGGCGCACCGACACCGAACTTTGA
- a CDS encoding FHA domain-containing protein codes for MHTPEILIREKGSSAVRHITLEQGVNSFGRSADNQIQLISPLVSRVHGTIRRWSSIVSLQDNRSTNGVRVNGQLVRHATLFTGDVVEVGPFVIQVMHGSVDPD; via the coding sequence ATGCATACACCAGAAATACTCATCAGGGAGAAGGGCTCGTCGGCCGTTCGTCACATCACGCTGGAGCAAGGCGTGAATTCGTTTGGCCGCTCGGCGGACAACCAGATCCAGCTGATCTCCCCTCTGGTCAGCCGCGTCCACGGAACCATACGGCGCTGGTCCAGCATCGTGAGCCTGCAGGACAACCGGAGCACCAATGGCGTCCGCGTGAACGGACAGCTCGTGCGGCATGCCACGCTGTTCACCGGCGATGTTGTCGAGGTGGGGCCGTTCGTCATCCAGGTCATGCATGGGTCCGTGGACCCGGACTAG
- a CDS encoding VOC family protein has protein sequence MKILSVSPILSVNALAESIDFYCNVLGFDLAWSWGEPADIAAICRDGVEITLIHREGAKPAGAAHIFLNVTGVDDYYEKLVGAGVRIVVPLADRPYGMRDFRMADPSGNELSIGQAMEQG, from the coding sequence ATGAAGATCCTGTCCGTCTCCCCCATTCTTTCCGTGAACGCGCTGGCGGAATCGATCGACTTCTATTGCAACGTACTTGGATTCGATCTGGCCTGGTCCTGGGGCGAGCCCGCCGACATAGCGGCCATCTGCCGCGACGGCGTGGAGATAACGCTCATCCACAGGGAGGGAGCCAAGCCGGCCGGGGCTGCGCATATCTTTCTCAACGTGACAGGCGTTGACGACTACTACGAGAAACTGGTCGGTGCAGGTGTCCGCATCGTGGTTCCGCTCGCGGACCGGCCCTATGGCATGCGGGACTTCCGCATGGCCGACCCGAGCGGCAATGAGTTGAGCATCGGGCAGGCAATGGAGCAGGGATAG
- a CDS encoding porin yields the protein MKKYLGMVVMLAASGAATAQSSVTLFGIVDAGLTYAKASGGDSVYGMSNSGNLTSRLGFRGLEDLGGGLKAGFWLEGGFNNDSGTGLTAGSFDFRRRSTISLMGGFGEVRLGRAFTRAYEDLSRHDVFGQVGIGQNQTWYNAPAAVVRGSNMLTYISPSLSGFKASADIGFGETPGSASNNRYLGGSATYDNGPLSLSLAAEQWNDAAYAAGAQTVVLDNTRAYGLGASYNFGSAKLAALVRQQRNKPVTGESVKFNTAHVGAIVPLGAGEARVGYNYYDNTGTDGKAHQLSLGYVYSLSKRTALYGTYAFMKNQKQERFMLTAAGLNMTAPSPGKSQNAITVGIRHSF from the coding sequence ATGAAGAAATATCTTGGCATGGTCGTGATGCTCGCCGCCTCCGGTGCAGCCACAGCCCAATCGTCCGTCACCCTGTTCGGCATTGTCGATGCCGGCCTGACCTACGCGAAGGCCAGCGGCGGCGACTCCGTCTACGGCATGAGCAACAGCGGCAATCTCACCAGCCGCCTCGGCTTTCGCGGCCTGGAGGATCTGGGCGGCGGACTCAAGGCGGGCTTCTGGCTCGAGGGCGGCTTCAACAATGACTCCGGCACCGGGCTGACCGCGGGCTCCTTCGACTTCAGGCGCCGCTCCACCATCAGCCTCATGGGAGGCTTCGGCGAGGTGCGCCTGGGCCGGGCTTTCACGCGCGCCTACGAGGACCTCAGCCGCCATGACGTATTCGGCCAGGTTGGCATCGGGCAGAACCAGACCTGGTACAACGCTCCGGCCGCAGTGGTTCGCGGCAGCAACATGCTGACCTATATCTCGCCTTCGCTTTCAGGATTCAAGGCATCGGCCGATATTGGTTTCGGGGAAACCCCGGGCAGCGCATCGAACAACCGCTACCTCGGCGGCTCGGCCACCTATGACAACGGCCCGCTCAGCCTGTCGCTTGCGGCCGAGCAATGGAACGATGCCGCATATGCGGCGGGAGCACAGACCGTCGTGCTGGACAACACGCGGGCCTATGGCCTGGGCGCTTCCTACAACTTCGGATCGGCCAAGCTGGCGGCTCTGGTGCGCCAGCAGCGCAACAAGCCTGTCACGGGCGAAAGCGTGAAGTTCAATACCGCCCATGTCGGAGCCATCGTGCCGCTGGGTGCAGGCGAGGCCCGCGTGGGCTACAACTACTACGACAACACCGGCACGGATGGCAAGGCCCATCAGCTTTCGCTGGGCTATGTCTACAGCCTTTCCAAGCGCACGGCGCTCTATGGCACCTATGCTTTCATGAAGAACCAGAAGCAGGAACGTTTCATGCTGACGGCAGCGGGCCTCAACATGACAGCCCCGTCACCCGGCAAGAGCCAGAATGCCATTACGGTGGGGATTCGCCACAGTTTCTGA
- a CDS encoding malonic semialdehyde reductase: MLDSHALDTLFRSARSQNGWLDRPVTDAQLRSIYELARWGPTSGNSCPMRVIFVRTPDGRDKLLPWISPGNVDKVRQAPVTAIVGYDSEFHRALPRLFPHNPGFAGTFEGPEKAAHRQDTAFRNASLQAAYLMLAARAVGLDCGPMSGFDAKGVDGTFWSGTSVRTNFLCGLGHGDTSKLFDRLPRLDFDEVCRLQ, from the coding sequence ATGCTCGACAGCCACGCCCTCGACACCCTGTTCCGCAGCGCCCGGTCGCAGAACGGCTGGCTTGATCGGCCGGTCACGGATGCGCAGTTGCGCTCCATCTACGAACTGGCGCGCTGGGGCCCCACCTCGGGCAACAGTTGCCCGATGCGGGTGATCTTCGTGCGCACCCCCGACGGGCGGGACAAGCTGCTGCCATGGATCTCGCCCGGCAACGTGGACAAGGTTCGGCAGGCACCGGTGACCGCGATCGTGGGCTACGACAGCGAGTTCCATCGCGCACTGCCACGCCTGTTTCCGCACAACCCGGGCTTTGCCGGAACCTTCGAAGGGCCTGAAAAGGCAGCACACCGGCAGGACACGGCGTTCCGCAACGCCAGCCTGCAGGCGGCCTACCTGATGCTGGCGGCGCGTGCCGTGGGGCTCGACTGCGGCCCCATGTCGGGCTTCGATGCGAAGGGCGTCGACGGCACCTTCTGGAGCGGCACCTCGGTGCGCACCAACTTCCTGTGCGGCCTGGGGCATGGCGACACAAGCAAGCTGTTCGACCGCCTGCCCCGGCTCGATTTCGATGAGGTCTGCAGGCTGCAATAA
- the dapA gene encoding 4-hydroxy-tetrahydrodipicolinate synthase, whose protein sequence is MNPGKFHGVIPAMATPFTKDFELDEPRVRTLIDEYLSAGVHGISVAGSQGEFFALSAREHIRLLEISMDAINGRVPLYAGTGAATTRQAIEITSAAQSMGVDLALVITPYFVQPTQSELVEHFTAVAQATTAPVMLYNNPPRTSVNVTAATLAECMRRQDNIVGMKDSSGDLTQSIEYQLLAPRPALLFSGRDTIALAMMLHGAQGTISPAANVFPELMVRMYDALRAGHHEEALRISNIFAPLRAAWAWGSFPVVIKEAMQLVGRSAGPTRAPIAALPPAVREKLSEVVERIAAQA, encoded by the coding sequence ATGAACCCAGGAAAATTTCACGGCGTGATCCCCGCCATGGCCACGCCGTTCACCAAGGACTTCGAGCTGGACGAGCCGCGCGTGCGCACGCTCATTGATGAGTACCTATCGGCCGGCGTGCATGGGATTTCGGTCGCCGGCAGCCAGGGCGAGTTTTTCGCGCTCTCGGCCAGAGAGCACATCCGCCTGCTCGAGATCTCCATGGATGCCATCAACGGTCGCGTGCCGCTCTATGCCGGCACCGGCGCGGCGACCACGCGCCAGGCCATTGAAATCACGTCCGCGGCCCAGTCGATGGGAGTGGATCTGGCCCTGGTCATCACGCCCTACTTCGTTCAACCCACGCAAAGCGAGCTGGTGGAACACTTCACGGCCGTGGCGCAAGCCACCACGGCGCCCGTGATGCTCTACAACAATCCTCCACGCACCTCGGTGAACGTGACCGCGGCAACGCTGGCCGAGTGCATGCGCCGGCAGGACAACATCGTGGGCATGAAGGATTCGAGCGGGGATCTCACACAGTCGATCGAGTATCAACTGCTCGCTCCCCGCCCCGCCCTTCTGTTCTCGGGCCGCGACACCATTGCGCTGGCGATGATGCTCCACGGCGCGCAGGGAACGATCTCGCCCGCCGCCAACGTGTTCCCTGAACTCATGGTCCGCATGTACGACGCGCTGCGCGCGGGGCACCATGAAGAAGCACTGCGCATCTCCAACATCTTCGCGCCATTGCGCGCCGCCTGGGCCTGGGGCTCCTTCCCCGTGGTCATCAAGGAGGCCATGCAGCTCGTGGGCCGCAGCGCCGGACCAACGCGCGCGCCGATCGCCGCGCTGCCTCCTGCCGTGCGCGAGAAGCTGTCGGAAGTGGTCGAGCGCATCGCGGCGCAAGCCTGA
- a CDS encoding ABC transporter ATP-binding protein — protein MAALTPSQAPARDIAIEARGVGKTFGSGMLALDHVDFAIERGEFVSILGPSGCGKSTLLRVIAGLYESDAGGDLQILGKRSNGVSEDVGVVFQTHNMLPWETVEANMRLAAEVRRMPKREIDERIDQLLPILKLEKFRKSHPHQLSGGMRQRAALGQILITRPKVLLLDEPFGALDALTRDQLNVELLRIWQEMRQTVVLITHSIAEAVLLSDRVLVMSERPGKIIQEINIDLPRPRDPRLTKEQVRFGQYVVQLGQIMGVE, from the coding sequence ATGGCTGCGTTGACGCCATCGCAGGCCCCGGCCCGGGACATCGCCATCGAGGCCCGGGGCGTCGGCAAGACCTTCGGCTCCGGCATGCTCGCGCTCGACCATGTGGACTTCGCCATCGAGCGCGGCGAGTTCGTCTCCATCCTCGGCCCGAGCGGCTGCGGCAAGAGCACGCTGCTGCGCGTGATTGCCGGGCTGTACGAGTCCGACGCCGGAGGCGACCTGCAGATCCTCGGCAAGCGCAGCAACGGCGTGAGCGAGGACGTGGGCGTGGTCTTCCAGACGCACAACATGCTGCCCTGGGAGACCGTCGAGGCCAACATGCGCCTCGCCGCGGAAGTGCGCCGCATGCCCAAACGGGAGATCGATGAGCGCATCGACCAGCTGCTGCCGATCCTCAAGCTGGAGAAATTCCGCAAGAGCCATCCGCATCAGCTCTCGGGCGGCATGCGCCAGCGGGCTGCGCTCGGGCAGATCCTGATCACGCGCCCCAAGGTACTGCTGCTGGACGAACCCTTCGGCGCTCTGGACGCACTCACGCGCGATCAGCTCAACGTGGAGTTGCTGCGCATCTGGCAGGAAATGCGCCAGACCGTGGTGCTCATCACGCACAGCATTGCCGAGGCCGTGCTGCTGTCGGACCGCGTGCTGGTGATGTCGGAGCGGCCCGGAAAAATCATCCAGGAAATCAACATCGACCTGCCACGCCCCCGTGACCCCCGGTTGACCAAGGAACAGGTGCGCTTCGGCCAGTACGTGGTGCAGCTGGGCCAGATCATGGGCGTGGAATAG
- a CDS encoding VOC family protein, whose protein sequence is MAKLRHIALAVPDPQAAAEFYSKVFDMEIIEPTHSPIAEGVYLSDGTVCLALLNYKTDEAAGLERGKDWIGTHHFGFWCDDLEEQRKRIEENGGTFFMDLPHDKKSLYYEMKFRDQHGIVFDISEGGWVGAKK, encoded by the coding sequence ATGGCCAAACTGCGTCACATTGCCCTCGCCGTACCCGATCCGCAAGCCGCGGCAGAGTTCTACAGCAAGGTCTTCGACATGGAGATCATCGAGCCCACGCATTCTCCGATCGCGGAAGGCGTGTACCTGTCCGACGGCACGGTCTGCCTCGCGCTTCTGAACTACAAGACCGACGAGGCCGCGGGCCTCGAGCGCGGCAAGGACTGGATCGGCACGCACCATTTCGGCTTCTGGTGCGATGACCTGGAAGAGCAGCGCAAGCGCATCGAGGAGAACGGAGGCACCTTCTTCATGGACCTCCCGCACGACAAGAAGAGCCTGTACTACGAGATGAAGTTCCGCGACCAGCACGGCATCGTGTTCGACATCTCGGAAGGCGGCTGGGTCGGAGCGAAGAAGTGA
- a CDS encoding ABC transporter permease, which translates to MNTSSFATRSWRQLIDPLILAVILAVLWQQSVNWFSIKPYLLPPLSQVLESLWTNRVALLSESWVTIKEVLAGFVLAVVGGVLLGLLIYAIPLAKRALYPLVVVFQGLPKIALAPLMVIWFGYGDTSKVLMAFLFAFFPVTVATLGGLAGTPAHLIEHFRAIGAPPGMTFRKLLVPAAMPSIMDGCRAAMPLAVIGAIVGEFVGSEHGLGHLILEANANARTDYLFAALIVISVVAGTLYAVVELAAKRVWWRGL; encoded by the coding sequence GTGAATACAAGTTCTTTCGCCACGCGTTCGTGGCGGCAGTTGATCGATCCTCTCATCCTGGCCGTGATCCTGGCCGTGTTGTGGCAGCAGTCGGTCAACTGGTTTTCCATCAAACCCTATCTGCTGCCCCCGTTGAGCCAGGTCCTGGAGAGCCTGTGGACCAACCGCGTGGCACTGCTCAGCGAGTCCTGGGTCACGATCAAGGAGGTGCTGGCGGGCTTCGTTCTCGCCGTGGTGGGCGGTGTTCTGCTCGGCCTCCTGATCTATGCGATTCCGCTGGCCAAGCGTGCCCTCTACCCGCTCGTGGTGGTCTTCCAGGGCCTGCCCAAGATCGCGCTGGCGCCCCTCATGGTGATCTGGTTCGGCTACGGGGACACGTCGAAGGTGCTCATGGCCTTCCTGTTCGCCTTCTTTCCCGTCACCGTTGCCACATTGGGCGGACTCGCCGGAACCCCGGCCCATCTGATCGAGCATTTCAGGGCCATCGGCGCGCCGCCCGGCATGACCTTCCGGAAGCTGCTCGTCCCGGCCGCCATGCCTTCCATCATGGACGGCTGCCGCGCCGCGATGCCGCTGGCCGTGATCGGCGCCATCGTCGGTGAGTTCGTGGGCTCCGAGCACGGCCTCGGCCACCTCATCCTCGAAGCCAACGCGAATGCACGCACCGACTACCTGTTCGCAGCACTCATCGTCATCTCGGTCGTGGCGGGAACACTGTATGCGGTGGTGGAGCTCGCCGCCAAGCGCGTCTGGTGGCGCGGGCTGTAG
- a CDS encoding VOC family protein, with protein sequence MARRPNPQRIGHLVLNVRDLQASVRFYTDIVGLTVSDYIADQMAFLRCSDDHHDLGLAQIPAGSPLFEDTYRPARPGLEHFAYRLESLQEIEEAARFLQENGVEIVRGIGKHGPGENLFLVFKDPDGNYCEFYADMVQVTEQTPHRARVWDNDLKAFDQWEFEKFVVPPPDWGPSGQS encoded by the coding sequence ATGGCACGACGACCCAACCCCCAGCGCATAGGGCATCTGGTTCTCAACGTCAGAGACCTGCAGGCCTCGGTGCGCTTCTACACCGACATAGTCGGCTTGACCGTCTCCGACTACATCGCCGACCAGATGGCATTCCTTCGCTGCTCGGACGATCACCACGATCTGGGCCTGGCGCAGATACCCGCAGGCAGCCCTCTGTTCGAGGACACCTACCGGCCCGCGCGGCCAGGGCTGGAGCACTTCGCGTACCGGCTGGAATCACTGCAGGAGATCGAGGAGGCTGCGCGCTTCCTGCAGGAAAACGGCGTGGAGATCGTGCGCGGCATCGGCAAGCACGGCCCGGGAGAGAACCTGTTCCTGGTCTTCAAGGACCCGGATGGCAACTACTGCGAGTTCTACGCCGACATGGTCCAGGTCACCGAGCAGACTCCGCACAGGGCGCGCGTCTGGGACAACGATCTCAAGGCATTCGACCAGTGGGAATTCGAGAAATTCGTGGTTCCACCGCCGGACTGGGGACCTTCCGGGCAGTCCTGA
- a CDS encoding ABC transporter substrate-binding protein translates to MLGICALAASAQCALALEKLSYNMAWLPQGSSVGVIVAQQLGYFKSADLEVNIVRGYGGNRTANEVDQGQFDIGYVDPVSVMLNRANGGHIRLIGAINTRWPAGICFDTKRYNPKTPADLKGLLLGGGSGSVVHNVLPVWLERNGLPKNNVRLMRMDPAVVDASLIEGKIDLAECWRASNRVVTQKQANDAGVKLGWIEYSDFGLDAYGSGFAVSDETIKKRPDALRKFLKASYQGYDYALANPEKAADLIVRAFPTTDRNVALNQIKDINDLIIDAQVKDKGLGFLREDRMLKTVQFIDSAFNLNGKIKAQDVYSDALLKP, encoded by the coding sequence ATGCTGGGAATCTGTGCACTCGCGGCAAGCGCCCAATGCGCCCTGGCGCTGGAGAAGCTGAGCTACAACATGGCCTGGCTGCCCCAGGGAAGCTCTGTGGGCGTGATCGTGGCCCAGCAGCTGGGCTACTTCAAGAGCGCCGATCTCGAGGTGAACATCGTGCGCGGCTACGGCGGCAACCGCACAGCCAACGAAGTGGACCAGGGCCAATTCGACATCGGCTACGTGGACCCGGTCAGCGTCATGCTCAACCGTGCCAATGGAGGGCACATCCGCCTGATCGGAGCCATCAACACGCGCTGGCCCGCCGGCATCTGCTTCGACACCAAGCGCTACAACCCCAAGACACCGGCCGATCTCAAGGGCCTGCTGCTCGGTGGCGGATCAGGTTCGGTCGTGCACAACGTGCTGCCGGTCTGGCTGGAGCGCAACGGCCTGCCCAAGAACAACGTGCGCCTGATGCGCATGGATCCGGCCGTCGTCGATGCCTCGCTGATCGAGGGAAAGATCGACCTGGCCGAATGCTGGCGGGCCAGCAACCGCGTGGTCACGCAGAAGCAGGCCAACGACGCGGGCGTCAAGCTCGGCTGGATCGAATACAGCGACTTCGGCCTCGATGCCTACGGCAGCGGCTTTGCTGTCAGCGACGAGACCATCAAGAAGCGGCCCGACGCGTTGCGCAAGTTCCTCAAGGCCTCGTACCAGGGCTATGACTACGCACTGGCAAATCCCGAAAAGGCGGCCGATCTCATCGTCCGGGCCTTCCCCACGACGGACCGCAACGTGGCGCTGAATCAGATCAAGGACATCAACGACCTGATCATCGACGCCCAGGTGAAGGACAAGGGACTGGGATTCCTGCGCGAGGACCGCATGCTCAAGACCGTGCAGTTCATCGACAGCGCATTCAACCTGAACGGCAAGATCAAGGCGCAGGATGTCTACAGCGACGCACTGCTCAAGCCATGA
- a CDS encoding fumarylacetoacetate hydrolase family protein: MTGIALATYAGKQGCAPALVLDQQLYDLRAMQQAGLEPVPLAYLEGGVEAIVKDGKNGQRWLEGVAAQARTLAQTRKVDPVAEGSAHLQAPYVPQHMFCAASNYAKHANEMGTVLAAKSESKPYMFLKLSNTVIGPGGTVLMPPETAKLDWEVELAAVIGKRCRRVSVEDALDCVAYYTILNDVTARDLNLRTDYPFKHDWFQGKCHDTFAPFGPWLVPASQIPDPQSVRMRLDVNGETMQDDSAATMIWTVREQIAYLSTIVTLEPGDVIATGTPTGVGMGRGVFLKDGDRMLASIEGIGELANQVRAEAI, translated from the coding sequence ATGACAGGGATCGCATTGGCCACCTATGCAGGTAAACAGGGCTGCGCACCGGCACTGGTGCTGGACCAGCAGCTCTACGATCTGCGCGCAATGCAGCAGGCGGGGTTGGAGCCGGTGCCGCTGGCCTACCTGGAGGGCGGCGTCGAAGCCATCGTGAAGGACGGCAAGAACGGCCAGCGCTGGCTCGAAGGCGTGGCTGCACAGGCCCGGACCCTGGCGCAGACGCGCAAGGTCGACCCGGTCGCTGAAGGCTCTGCGCACCTTCAGGCGCCCTACGTGCCGCAGCACATGTTCTGCGCCGCATCGAACTACGCCAAGCACGCCAACGAGATGGGCACGGTGCTCGCGGCCAAGTCCGAGAGCAAGCCCTACATGTTCCTGAAGCTCTCCAATACCGTCATCGGCCCGGGCGGCACGGTGCTGATGCCCCCCGAAACCGCCAAGCTGGACTGGGAGGTCGAACTCGCCGCCGTGATCGGCAAGCGTTGCCGCCGCGTCAGTGTGGAAGACGCTCTCGACTGCGTGGCGTACTACACCATCCTCAACGACGTCACGGCGCGCGACCTGAACCTGCGTACCGACTACCCGTTCAAGCACGACTGGTTCCAGGGCAAGTGCCATGACACGTTCGCGCCATTCGGTCCCTGGCTGGTTCCCGCGTCGCAGATTCCCGACCCGCAGTCGGTACGCATGCGCCTCGACGTGAATGGTGAAACCATGCAGGACGACAGCGCCGCCACCATGATCTGGACGGTGCGCGAGCAGATCGCCTACCTCTCCACCATCGTGACGCTCGAGCCTGGCGACGTGATCGCCACCGGCACGCCGACCGGCGTCGGCATGGGGCGCGGCGTCTTCCTCAAGGATGGGGACCGCATGCTCGCTTCCATCGAGGGGATCGGCGAACTCGCCAACCAGGTCCGCGCGGAAGCGATCTAG